In Candidatus Bathyarchaeota archaeon, a single genomic region encodes these proteins:
- a CDS encoding transcriptional regulator: protein MEEIEEMELGEEIVHIIPLGHEIDRAVKPFERYKANRAYILSVTDGFGKYSREMVKEQEYYVNTVTRILEKYGIKVILRNVDMFNILELIKNISNIIVEEKSKGNQVYVNISSAGRLASVAAYLAAMAHNAKAYYVVADHYSTSKMEKKKHGISICEKLRINFLETFRMHLPKENEMKVLIKLCEKPEGMKTSDLVVYLASQGVEAFKEQAGKKWEEISRKNKINCLMKLNKGILDKLEANGYIKREKVGRYNTIKITKAGIYVAYISGKLK, encoded by the coding sequence ATGGAAGAAATAGAAGAGATGGAATTAGGAGAGGAAATAGTTCACATAATTCCATTAGGACACGAAATTGATCGTGCAGTGAAGCCTTTTGAAAGATATAAGGCAAATCGCGCCTACATCCTATCAGTAACTGATGGTTTCGGCAAATATTCTCGTGAAATGGTCAAAGAACAGGAATACTATGTGAATACCGTTACGAGAATTCTAGAGAAGTATGGCATAAAGGTTATACTGCGGAACGTCGACATGTTTAACATTCTGGAATTGATTAAGAACATATCTAACATTATTGTTGAAGAAAAAAGTAAGGGAAATCAAGTTTACGTAAACATTTCGAGTGCTGGTAGACTCGCTTCAGTTGCCGCTTACCTTGCAGCAATGGCACATAACGCCAAAGCATATTACGTAGTAGCAGATCATTATTCCACAAGTAAAATGGAAAAGAAAAAGCATGGAATCAGCATCTGCGAAAAACTAAGAATAAACTTTCTAGAAACCTTCAGAATGCACCTTCCTAAAGAGAACGAAATGAAAGTTTTAATTAAGCTTTGTGAAAAACCCGAAGGAATGAAAACATCTGATTTAGTAGTGTATCTCGCCTCACAAGGTGTAGAGGCCTTTAAAGAACAAGCTGGCAAGAAATGGGAGGAAATTTCAAGAAAGAACAAGATAAACTGTCTAATGAAGCTGAATAAGGGAATACTTGATAAATTGGAGGCGAACGGCTATATAAAAAGAGAAAAAGTAGGCCGCTACAATACAATAAAAATCACAAAAGCAGGCATCTATGTCGCATATATCAGCGGAAAACTGAAATAA